TAGCCTATGCAATAGCCTATGCAGCCCAAAACCATATGGATGGTAAAACCAATATGAAAGAAATAGTAAAGATGGTAGAACACGATATAGAAACAAAAGGACTTGACATACTGGCACCAAAGGGTCGAAAGAATCCTAATAATATTGTAAAACCAAGAATATTTGAACTTACAGCAGCATTCAACAGACTAAGAAGTTTAAAAACTAGAAAATATTAAAACAATGATCCATAGAACTTCACATCTCATTGAACCTTCATATTACAAATCAGCTTCACATCATTTATTTAGAAGATTTACTCCACTTCTAACTCATAAATAATACCAATTTTTTTAAAAAGTTCCTTTAAAGAATTATAATTATCCTCTTTAAGGGCATATACTTCCTTCTTCCCCTTATATTTAAAGCTGAATCTTTTTATGGGATGTCCAAATTTAATATCCTTTATTTCTGCTATAAAGTACTTTTTATCTTTACCCGTTCTTCTAGTTCTGTAAAAATTTTTCCTGTATTCAATCAGCAACTCACTGGTTAACTCAATATCATAAAAGTCATCTTCAAAAAAGAGTAAAGTTTCACTAAGATCCTTATCACATACAATACAACTATCTGCGTCTTCCGGGTTTCCAACACCACACTCTGGACATATCCTGTTAAAAGATGTTTTATCGTTGTATTCTTGGTTCATAGTCATTTTTTACCATCACAAATTCGATCTTACATTGTATGTATCATTAATCTGTTTTCTATATGAAAGTAGATATAAATTATTATTTTTGAGTTAGAGATATTACCTTAATCTTGTCCATCGATAATTTTTGGTGATGATCATCACATAAAAACTTCTAATTATTTTTTAGACTGTGAATAAAAATCAAAATTAAAATCTACTTTCAGAAGATTTACGATCAAACACAGGATTATAATTAAAATTACAACGGTGGACAAATGCCATATATGATATGCAAAAAATGCGATGTTTACTATGAAATAGCCGATGAGAATGCAGAGAAAGATTTAAAATCATGTCAATGCGGCTCTAAAATGAAGTATTACGAAAAACTTGAAGATTTTCTTAATTCAAAGGAACGCAAAACCAATGGAAACTCTATTCCAGTTATTGAAAGACTGGTAATAGATTATGAATCGGCGATCTCAAGAATAATACTCCAATGTATGTTGGAAATTCCAATTGAACTGGGAATAAAACGTTTCATGCTAATTTTAAATGGAAAAGAATCTCCATTCATAACAAAATACAAGCTGTACAAACTTAAAACCTATGGAATGCTTTCTAACTATACAGAAGAACAATTAAGAATTATTATAGATTCT
This is a stretch of genomic DNA from Methanobacterium spitsbergense. It encodes these proteins:
- a CDS encoding RQC domain-containing protein translates to MPYMICKKCDVYYEIADENAEKDLKSCQCGSKMKYYEKLEDFLNSKERKTNGNSIPVIERLVIDYESAISRIILQCMLEIPIELGIKRFMLILNGKESPFITKYKLYKLKTYGMLSNYTEEQLRIIIDSIIENGFLKTEYKSEYEGSYLELTDKGKFFLNVGDNIEMGFLKKVIK